Sequence from the Thermodesulfovibrionales bacterium genome:
CTGTACTAGGCAGTTCTGCAATGGATTTCGCCATTGAACATATAAGCAATTATATGAAGGGACTTCAGTATACAGATCAAAGGGAGATTATCCTTGAACTTTCGGGATTTATTGATGAAGAAGGGTTGAGTCTTGTCGTTATTTTGAGTGATGAGAATGCAAAATTTAATATTAATTCTCTCTATACCCACAGTAGCATTGATAAGACCAGGGCACGTGAAGGCCTCAGAAAGCTTTTCCATAAGCTCAAGGTAGATGAAGCAATTGCTTATACCATCTCCGACTGGATAGACAGGGATAGCGATGAGGAATATCCGGGTGGAGAAAGGTTTTCAAAAAACAGGGGTCTTTACAGTATTGAAGAACTACTCCAGATACCGGGTATAAATGAAGAAATATACGATAAACTCAAACCCTATGTGACCTGCTATACTGATGGAAAGGTAAACATAAACTCTGCATCAGTTGAAGTCCTCCTTACTATGGATGGAATAACAGAGGCTATTGCAGAGGCTATTATAAATTATAGAAATGAAAGACCCTTTGAAAAACCTGAAGACCTCAAAAATGTATCAGGCATAAGTCCGGCAATTTATCAGTCCCTTCAGGGAAGATACACTGTAAAGGCATTGGTTTATGGAATCACTATAAAGGCTGAACAATCAGGAATAAAGAAATTAATTCACGGAGTTGTTAATCCAGAGATATTAAGATTAAAATATTACAGGGAAGAATGAGATGGCAAGGATTCTATTCATTGACATTGATAAAGAATTTAATATAATCATTTCTGAAAAAAACAGAAGGGATTTTAAAGTCCTAAGGTCTGTAAAACTCAAGAAAGAAGAATTTCACAGGATAAAAGCTGAAATGAATTCAGGTCTGTCCGGACTTAAGACCCCTCGTTGTTATATCAGTCTGCCCCTGAGCAACTTTAATTTCAGGATAGTAGAGCTTCCCTTCAGGGAAGAGGATAAGATAAGAGAAGTTCTTCCCTTTGAATTAAAAGAAAAGATCATCGAACCCCTTGAGAATTTTGTCTGGGATTTTTTAATACTTCCCTCTGAAAAAGAAGATACCCAGAGGGTTCTGGTTGTTTATACAAAAAAAGATGAACTAACTTCTCTCTTAAGGACTCTTTCAGATGTAGGGATCACACCCGATGTAATTAGCTCATTTTCTTTGAGATATGTAATTGAAAAAGGTTTAAAAACAGAAGATCTGCTCAATCCGCCGGACTATAAAGACCACCTGCCAGAACTGATTAGAAAGGAATCTGAAAAACCCCTTATAAACCTTCTTAAAGGTGGCCTCGGTATCACTCTGGAGAGGGAGAATATTTTAAAAAGAATTAAGATAACGAACGTCCTTCTTATCCTTCTTCTCTCAGTCCTTATTCTTGCCTATACTGTATCCATAAGGAGAAACTATTCAGAAACAGAGAGGCTCCGAGCTCTTATTGCCGAGGAATACAGAAAGGAATTCCCGCAGGAAAGGATAAAGGACGAATTACTTCAGTTAAAATCCCACCTGAAAGAGATAAAAGAGAAAAAAGATATACTTACAGGAATACCGGTAACCGAGCTTCTGAAGAAGATAAAACCTTCTGGAGCCATTACTATTGATTCAGTAGATATAGATTCAAGGAGTATTACCATTAAAGGTGAATCAAGAGACCTTGCAGGAATTGAGGCCTTTAAGGAAAAGTTAAAAGAAGGTTTCAGAAATCCTGCTATCCTTGAAAGCGGACAGTTTTTAAATAAATTCAGATTTACTATAAAAGCTGAGAGATGATAAAGGAATTTTACAGAACAGCCATCCTGATATTTCTTGTTCTTACAGTTTTAATAACAGGCATTTTTATAAAGATAAAAACAGAAAAGGAACTGGCCTATCAGAAAAAGAGACTTAGCGAGTTCCGTATCCTTTTGACCGAATACAGGAATATCAAAGAAGAACTTTCAAAAATAGACAAAAGGACAGGCGGTAAAGCCCTCATTGAGGAGATAAATTTACTTCTCCATACTACAGGCTTAAAGGGAAAGGTCAGGTCACTTAAAGAAGCTCAGAAGAAAGAGACATCCTTCGGTATAATTGAAGAGACTGAGCTTGTTATGGAAAGACTCACCATGAATGAACTTGTAAATATCCTTTATCATGTAGACCAGAGACATTCTCTTTCAATAAGCCGTATAAGCATGAAAAGATCCTTTGATTCTCCAGAGTTTCTAAATCTCACAGTCATGCTCTCAGGCCTGAAAGGGAGATGATGCCTGCTTTTAGATTACTTAGGTACCTTGTCTTAATACTGATTAGCCTGGCAGTGATGATAGAAGGGCTCTGGCTCATTGCTATACCAGAAGAGCTTGTAAAGGAAAAATTGCTTTCCTTTATCCCGCCGGGCATAGAGATTGAGATCGATGGTTTGAAGAAGAAGATGATACCAGGGCTTTATATCCAAAGGGCTGTTTTAAAAGCTGGTGATACAGAGCTTATACTTAAGGAAGTCTCTGCATCCATTAAACCTTCTCTACTAGTGGAAAGGCCTGGCATAAAAATAAAGGCAAATAACAGTATAATCCAGGGTAGTGTATATTCTGCAGGAGATGCGGTGATAAACATAGATGGTTTGAGGCTTAGTGAAATCAAAAACCCTTATGTGAAAGGAGACTGTATACTTTTCCTTATTTCAGAGATAAAAGGGCAGAAGGGTTGGATAGAATTTTCTTGCAAAAATGCAAGGCTTGAACCTTTCAAAGAAGATAAACTCTATATACCGCTTAACCTCATAGATAATATCAGTGGAAGGATAAATATTGATGGTAAAAATTTGACCATTGAATCAGTAACCTTTTCAGGAAAGGATATTTATGGAAGGATAAAGGGCACAATTGAAAATAAGCTTGCTGACCTTATCATTGAACTAATGCCTGAAAAGGAACTGAACAGTTCTCTCATGCTATTAATGCCAGGAGCAATGGTCTCACCTGGATACTTTAAAATAGAGATAAAAAGGAGATTATGAAACTCCCTCTGGTTGCCATCGTTGGAAGGCCTAATGCGGGGAAATCCACCCTCTTTAACAGGATCATCAGGCAAAAAAAAGCCATAACTGAAAAAACACCCGGTGTTACCCGTGACAGGATAGAGGCACAGGCAGAATGGGATGGCAGGAGATTCATACTTGTTGATACAGGGGGTTTTACCGATATTGAAGATACAATAATGGCACAGGTACGAAAACAGGCACTTTTTGCTATTGATGAAGCAGATGTGGTGATCCATCTGCTTGACTCAAAGACAGGAGCAACACCAGAGGATATGGAATTAATGCGTTTTCTCAGGGAGAAAAATAAAAAGACCATCTTTGCGGTCAATAAAATTGACACACCTTCAAAAAAAGACCTTATCTACGAATTTTACAAACTCGGTGATGAACCTATGCCTCTTTCTGCCCAGACTGGATATGGTATTGAAGAATTAATGGAGAGAGTTCTTTCGTTACTGCCTGAAAAAAAAGAGAAAGAGACTGTAATTCTTCCAAAGATTGCAATTGTTGGAAGACCCAATACAGGAAAATCCACACTGGTTAATACCCTCCTTGGAAAAGAAAGGATGATAGTGAGCCCTGAACCGGGAACAACAAGGGACTCTGTTGATTCTATCTGCAGATATTACGGTAAGGAATACATTCTTATTGATACTGCTGGCATAAGAAGAAAGGCAAGGATTGAAGATAGTATTGAGTTCTATTCTGTTACGAGGGCAATGAGAAGTATAGAAAGGGCTGATGTGGTAATTCTACTTTTAGATGCCCTTGAAGGGATTACTGATCAGGACCAGAAGATAGCAGGCCTGATAAGGGAAAATAATAAATCCGCAATTGTAGCCTTCAACAAATGGGATAAGGTTGAAGAGCCCGATAAGAGGCTTAAATTTCTTCTTTCTGAATTCCAGAGAAAGTTGCCCCATCTAGACTATGCACCCATTCTTACAATATCAGGACTTGAAAAAAAGAGAGTAACAAAAATATTTCCTCTCATAGATGAAATACTCGCAGAAAGGAAGAAAAGAATAACCACCGGAGAATTAAACAGGATTTTGAAAAAGATAAAAGAAGAACTCATGGTGCCGGCATACAAAGGGAAGGAAGTGAAGATTTATTATCTTACCCAGGCAGAGACAGAACCACCGGGATTTGTCCTTTTTGTAAACTTCCCTCAGGCAATAAAGGAACATCATAAAAAATATATAGAAAATCTGCTCAGAGAAAGCTTTGGTTTTAAAGGAAGTCCCGTAAAGATTTATATAAGGGAGAGTAGGTAGTTACTGTTATGTTAATTTTGAGGATCTATAAAAGTTTTAGTAAAATAAATAATGATAGTGACAGTTAAAAAAAGCGCCTCTCTTCAGGAATTTCTCCTTAGCCGGGGTTTTAAGAGAAACAGGATAAGACAGCTTCTTAAATATGGCTCAATATATGTAAACGGAAAGTCTGTCAGAAGATATGACCATCAGCTAAAGGAGGGAGACAGGTTATCCATAGAGATCAAAAAAGACGCCTCAGAGATACTACAGAGATTTAAAATAAAAATAATCTATGAAGACAAACATATCATAGTTATTGACAAACCTCCTGGACTACTGAGTATTGCCACAGAAAAAGAAAGGGAAAGAACAGCCTACTACATACTCAATGAATATCTTAAAAATAAAAATGAGAGGGTCTTCATTGTACACAGACTCGACAGGGATACCTCGGGGATTATGATATTTGCTAAAACCGAAGAGGCAAAGAGGCTGCTGCAGGCAGGCTGGAATGAAGCGGAAAAGACCTATATCTGTCTTGTGGAAGGAAGACTCAAAGAAAAAGAAGGTATAATCACTGGGTATCTTAAAGAGACAGATACCTTTCTTGTTTATCCAGTAAAAAGCAGGGTAGACTCAAAATATGCTGCTACAGAATACAGGGTCTTAAAGGAAGGCAGAGATTACTCCCTTCTTGAGGTAAAACTTCTTACAGGAAGAAAGAACCAGATAAGGGTTCATCTTTCAGCCATAGGTCATCCAGTAGCTGGTGATAAAAAATACGGTGCAAAGACAGACCCGCTCAGAAGACTCTGCCTTCATGCAGAAAGCCTCTCCTTCAAACATCCTGTTACAGGTAAGTTTTTTAGACTAGTGAGCAAAAGTGGATTTTTGGAAAAACTTTTAGGCCAAAAGAAAGGATTAAAAGAATAGGTAATATGAGAATTTAGAATCTCTATACTTTTGCTTACAATTTTTATCAAATTCTAAAGGAAAATTTTTGCTTCTTTCTGAGAGAATCTATTTTTTAACCTTCATAATCTCTATCGTTTTAATAAATCTATCAGGAGTGTGACTATTAGGATACTCCGGTGTAATATTGATGATAGGATATGTTTCTGTCTTTAAAAATTAAAGGTGAACACCATTAAGTCTATTTCTCCATTTTTTAAATTTTAATCTTTCAGTAAAGTAATTTTACACTATTTTACTTAATACAAAATCACAGGTTTCAATCTTAAAATTCATGGAATTATAAAAATTCATGGCATTAATATTATTCAACTGAGTTCGCACTTTGACAGTAAAAATATCTTCATCTTTAAACCATCTTAAAGCCTTCTCTACAAGAGCCTTACCCAGTCCTTTACCCTGAAATCCACGCGCCACACCGACAAGAACGATCCTGCCAGTATCTTTTTCTTTTTTGCAGGAGATAAAGCCCTTTTTAGGTATCCATAAAACAATATCAGCACTTATACCTTTTACAGAATTCACTATCCAAGTCTCAAAGAATTTATCTGCCTCCTTTTTTTTAAAAAAAGGATCCCTGTAAAAACGGCTCTCCTTAAAAAGGCCTTTAGCAATCTTTTTCAGACCGGGTATATCCTTTTCTTCAGCTTTCAATACCCGGTCTTTAGCAGGATCGCCAGAAAATTTAAAGGTCCTTGTATCAGTGACCCATGTAATTCCTATGTCAGAAAGATAAAATCCACTCATGGTTAAAGTACTTATTAAAGCAATATCAAATGATGAAAGTCTGCAGATAAGATAATCGAATCCTTTTTCTTCTGCTCTCTTTATTTCTTTCTTAATTGAACTGAAGGTGAATTTTTCAGATATGATGAGTTCACCGATCTTTCGCCCAAAAAAATTGCTATCCCAAGATAATTCCTTTATCACTGGAGCAAATCTCTTATTATATAGAGAGGTCTTCTCTGCACTTCCTGATAGGTTCTTCCAAGATATTCACCAAAGATACCGAGCACTAAAAGCTGAATTCCGCCAACAAAGAAGATCGAGACAATAATTGAGGCATAACCAAGAACAGGAATATTATATGCTATCTTTCTGTAAATAAAATAAATACCTGTTAGAAGGCTTACAAAAGAGCTAAGGAGACCTAAATAGGTTGCAAGTCTTAAAGGCACAATAGAAAAAGATG
This genomic interval carries:
- the der gene encoding ribosome biogenesis GTPase Der, which codes for MKLPLVAIVGRPNAGKSTLFNRIIRQKKAITEKTPGVTRDRIEAQAEWDGRRFILVDTGGFTDIEDTIMAQVRKQALFAIDEADVVIHLLDSKTGATPEDMELMRFLREKNKKTIFAVNKIDTPSKKDLIYEFYKLGDEPMPLSAQTGYGIEELMERVLSLLPEKKEKETVILPKIAIVGRPNTGKSTLVNTLLGKERMIVSPEPGTTRDSVDSICRYYGKEYILIDTAGIRRKARIEDSIEFYSVTRAMRSIERADVVILLLDALEGITDQDQKIAGLIRENNKSAIVAFNKWDKVEEPDKRLKFLLSEFQRKLPHLDYAPILTISGLEKKRVTKIFPLIDEILAERKKRITTGELNRILKKIKEELMVPAYKGKEVKIYYLTQAETEPPGFVLFVNFPQAIKEHHKKYIENLLRESFGFKGSPVKIYIRESR
- a CDS encoding GNAT family N-acetyltransferase, with the protein product MIKELSWDSNFFGRKIGELIISEKFTFSSIKKEIKRAEEKGFDYLICRLSSFDIALISTLTMSGFYLSDIGITWVTDTRTFKFSGDPAKDRVLKAEEKDIPGLKKIAKGLFKESRFYRDPFFKKKEADKFFETWIVNSVKGISADIVLWIPKKGFISCKKEKDTGRIVLVGVARGFQGKGLGKALVEKALRWFKDEDIFTVKVRTQLNNINAMNFYNSMNFKIETCDFVLSKIV
- a CDS encoding RluA family pseudouridine synthase, giving the protein MIVTVKKSASLQEFLLSRGFKRNRIRQLLKYGSIYVNGKSVRRYDHQLKEGDRLSIEIKKDASEILQRFKIKIIYEDKHIIVIDKPPGLLSIATEKERERTAYYILNEYLKNKNERVFIVHRLDRDTSGIMIFAKTEEAKRLLQAGWNEAEKTYICLVEGRLKEKEGIITGYLKETDTFLVYPVKSRVDSKYAATEYRVLKEGRDYSLLEVKLLTGRKNQIRVHLSAIGHPVAGDKKYGAKTDPLRRLCLHAESLSFKHPVTGKFFRLVSKSGFLEKLLGQKKGLKE
- a CDS encoding general secretion pathway protein GspK; its protein translation is MKREKEKGFILIPVLLVFTVIIAMVGDFSYEIFVNTVSLKNYVISQRLSVLGSSAMDFAIEHISNYMKGLQYTDQREIILELSGFIDEEGLSLVVILSDENAKFNINSLYTHSSIDKTRAREGLRKLFHKLKVDEAIAYTISDWIDRDSDEEYPGGERFSKNRGLYSIEELLQIPGINEEIYDKLKPYVTCYTDGKVNINSASVEVLLTMDGITEAIAEAIINYRNERPFEKPEDLKNVSGISPAIYQSLQGRYTVKALVYGITIKAEQSGIKKLIHGVVNPEILRLKYYREE